A region from the Lolium perenne isolate Kyuss_39 chromosome 4, Kyuss_2.0, whole genome shotgun sequence genome encodes:
- the LOC127295730 gene encoding uncharacterized protein, whose amino-acid sequence MRPSPEERARKSEAGLKEVRRSRMVARAGAMARELAGGRRGGGRAGGEGFMRRRRRGGRGFWFEPGRALVSGCIYLDSSAAEPDRDGLGFSSPEQQPFRNPRAPEKPFCRAAPRRARLVQPAPPPEMEPSADKLRGLRITSLDDEEEDDEPELPHQPLPAAAEDYDDDDEEEEAEVMLGLLEEPKRPGLLLRHLFPSKAGGIPAWLDPVNLPSGNTSCCGFCGEPLHFVLQIYAPIGDNEAATFHRTLFMFMCPSMECLHRDQHEQWTRKQGNPRRSVKVFRCQLPRSNAFYSSEPPKHNNSDKPLCAGAALCHWCGTWKGDKICGSCKKSRYCSEKHQALHWRSGHKNDCLQMINSSEASSSVMPAVGKVPARASWPEYKITIDYEADSDSDSCDGDESNSKSLVMQKHSKPDDLMQSWMDQFEADADNQCWAHFEERISREPKQILRYCREPNAKPLWALSAGRPSNADIPSCGYCKGPLCYEFQIMPQLLYFFGVKNEPDSLDWATIVVYTCQGSCDQNISYKEEFAWVQLYPTAPSRH is encoded by the exons ATGCGGCCGtcgccggaggagagggcgaggaaGTCGGAGGCGGGGCTGAAGGAGGTGAGGAGGTCGCGGATGGTGGCTAGGGCGGGCGCCATGGCCCGCGAGTTGGCGGGTGGTCGCCGCGGCGGCGGGAGGGCAGGAGGAGAAGGGTttatgcggcggcggcggcgcggcgggcgaGGGTTTTGGTTCGAGCCAGGTCGCGCGCTCGTCTCTGGTTGTATCTATCTGGACTCGAGCGCGGCTGAGCCGGACCGAGACGGGCTAGGGTTTTCAAGCCCAGAGCAGCAACCGTTTCGCAACCCGCGAGCCCCAGAAAAGCCATTctgccgcgccgcgccgcgccgcgcccgcctcgtccaacccgcgccgccgccggagatggAGCCCAGCGCCGACAAGCTACGCGGCCTCCGCATCACCTCCctggacgacgaagaagaagacgacgagcCCGAACTGCCCCACCAGCCCctgcccgccgccgccgaggactacgacgatgacgacgaggaagaggaggcggaagTCATGCTCGGTCTGTTGGAGGAGCCGAAGcgcccgggcctcctcctccggcaCCTCTTCCCCAGCAAGGCCGGCGGCATCCCG GCCTGGTTGGATCCCGTGAACTTGCCGTCGGGGAACACCTCCTGCTGCGGCTTCTGCGGCGAGCCCCTGCACTTCGTCCTCCAG ATTTATGCTCCGATTGGGGACAATGAGGCGGCGACGTTTCACCGCACCCTGTTCATGTTCATGTGCCCGTCGATGGAGTGCTTGCACCGAGACCAGCACGAGCAGTGGACGCGCAAGCAGGGCAATCCTCGTAGAAG TGTGAAGGTTTTCCGGTGCCAGCTGCCCCGGAGCAATGCCTTTTACTCAAGTGAACCTCCCAAACACAATAACTCTGACAAGCCACTATGTGCAGGAG CTGCTCTTTGTCATTGGTGTGGTACATGGAAAGGTGATAAAATATGTGGTAGCTGCAAGAAATCACGCTACTGTTCTGAGAAGCATCAG GCACTGCATTGGCGCTCTGGTCATAAAAACGATTGCCTACAGATGATCAATTCTTCCGAAGCTTCAAGTTCTGTAATGCCAGCTGTAGGGAAAG TTCCTGCTAGGGCTTCCTGGCCAGAATATAAGATAACAATTGACTATGAAGCTGATTCGGATTCTGATAGCTGTGATGGAGATGAAAGCAACTCAAAGTCGTTGGTGATGCAAAAACATAGTAAACCAGATGATTTGATGCAATCGTGGATGGATCAATTTGAG GCTGATGCTGACAACCAGTGTTGGGCACATTTTGAAGAACGGATCTCAAGAGAACCAAAGCAAATATTGAG ATATTGTCGAGAACCAAATGCAAAGCCTTTGTGGGCTTTGTCAGCTGGTCGCCCATCCAATGCTGATATCCCTTCATGTGGCTACTGTAAAGGTCCACTATGCTATGAATTTCAG ATAATGCCacagttgctgtatttctttggTGTGAAAAATGAACCAGACTCTCTTGATTGGGCTACAATTGTTGTGTACACGTGTCAAGGATCATGTGACCAAAACATTAGCTACAAGGAAGAATTTGCATGGGTTCAGTTATACCCTACAGCACCCTCACGGCATTAG
- the LOC127347706 gene encoding uncharacterized protein, protein MKWVQLSSKKKRKAGSSLLVLGTGSGDVLALDVAAGQWKWRISDCHPGGVTAVAYSRLGRTVYTAGADGMVCKIDPSDGSVAGKFKSSSKAISALAVSSDGKVLATAAGQLRTFDASDNKKIQKFSGHPVAVKTMIFSDNGEYVLSSGVGERYVAIWRLGGGKTQSSSCILSMEHPAIFVDCKCSGINANNGEIHVLAISEVGICYFWSGNSMDDLRNKKPTKIALSESSLSRTKQDSTIFAAKLQGIDGPNSTHVLLAYGSVVKPSFDKLLVCYGKDINLGVSEDGVLLPTIQPTMAQKGQYAKTKGTITALDRANAEDAILPLPKLHTQEKKRKHGVTKPSSDKLAIDSDLGTTARLTEKRVPVQRIEDDSICIEDMLRECGVIDQSIERDPDMATKILSDLFGRSGIPIDANLPSKKIRAHLRSLKPGDACKLLENLVSAWKSRSGSAELVLRWIYCLLVIHGRFISSEKPKKLISNLEKGVESGGEWHLGQWQCGMIGRQASAGSSGTGTGTGTGTDQRYAATEDLLKLSGRLRLIIAQVDKDAKDVSVKKQDSFSALSDEEEEEIDELVYGEDLENSDEDAE, encoded by the exons ATGAAGTGGGTGCAGCTCTCCAGCAAG AAGAAGCGGAAGGCTGGGAGCTCGCTGCTTGTGCTTGGGACCGGCAGCGGGGATGTCCTCGCGCTTGATGTCGCCGCGGGGCAGTGGAAGTGGCGGATCAGCGACTGCCATCCTGG GGGTGTGACAGCAGTAGCATACTCGAGGCTTGGGCGGACGGTGTACACAGCAGGCGCTGATGGCATGGTCTGTAAGATTGACCCCTCAGATGGGTCTGTTGCAGGGAAATTTAAATCTTCCTCCAAGGCAATATCTGCGTTGGCGGTGTCATCAG ATGGAAAGGTTTTAGCAACAGCAGCTGGTCAGTTGAGGACATTTGATGCTTCTGACAACAAGAAGATCCAAAAATTCTCTGGGCATCCG GTTGCTGTGAAAACCATGATTTTTAGTGACAACGGTGAATATGTTCTGTCATCTGGAGTTGGGGAACGTTATGTTGCCATTTGGAGGTTGGGCGGTGGTAAAACTCAGAGCTCAAGCTGCATACTCTCTATGGAACACCCAGCAATCTTTGTGGACTGCAAGTGTTCAGGTATTAATGCCAATAATGGAGAAATACATGTGTTGGCTATCTCTGAGGTTGGTATCTGCTATTTCTGGTCTGGGAATAGCATGGACGACCTGCGCAACAAGAAGCCAACTAAGATTGCTTTGTCCGAGTCTTCTCTTTCAAGAACAAAGCAGGATTCCACAATATTTGCCGCAAAACTTCAAGGAATAGATGGACCTAATTCTACGCATGTACTTCTTGCATATGGATCTGTGGTGAAACCATCGTTCGATAAGCTTTTGGTTTGTTATGGTAAGGATATTAATTTGGGTGTATCTGAAGATGGAGTCCTCTTGCCTACAATTCAACCCACCATGGCCCAGAAAGGTCAATATGCTAAAACGAAAG GAACTATCACTGCTCTAGACCGGGCGAATGCAGAAGATGCCATCCTTCCTCTTCCGAAACTTCATAcacaagaaaagaaaaggaaacatgGTGTAACAAAACCGAGTAGTGACAAGCTTGCGATTGATAGTGACCTTGGAACCACAGCAAGATTAACAGAGAAAAGAG TTCCTGTGCAAAGAATTGAAGATGACAGCATATGCATCGAAGACATGCTTAGGGAGTGTGGTGTCATTGATCAGAGCATTGAGCGCGATCCTGACATGGCAACTAAAATCTTGTCAGATCTGTTTGGTCGCAGCGGCATACCAATTGACGCTAATTTACCCAGCAAGAAG ATTCGAGCACATCTAAGATCTTTGAAGCCTGGAGATGCTTGCAAACTTCTAGAGAATCTTGTATCTGCATGGAAATCAAG ATCTGGCAGTGCCGAGCTTGTTTTGCGGTGGATATACTGCTTATTGGTTATTCATGGTCGTTTTATCTCCTCAGAGAAACCAAAAAAACTAATTAGCAACCTTGAGAAG GGAGTGGAGAGTGGGGGCGAATGGCATCTGGGGCAGTGGCAATGTGGCATGATAGGCAGACAAGCTTCTGCTGGTTCTAGTGGGACTGGGACTGGGACTGGAACTGGGACTGATC AGAGATATGCGGCAACTGAGGATTTACTGAAGCTTTCTGGTCGTCTTCGGCTGATAATCGCTCAG GTCGACAAGGATGCGAAAGATGTATCAGTGAAGAAGCAGGATTCTTTCTCAGCCCTgtctgatgaggaggaagaagaaattgatgaattgGTGTATGGCGAAGACTTGGAAAACAGTGACGAAGATGCTGAATAG
- the LOC127295728 gene encoding pathogenesis-related protein 1 encodes MASTNSWTLEIESPVAAQRLFRAGVMDWHTLAPKLAPHIVVSAHPVEGEGSIGSVRQFNFTSAMPFSFMKERLDFVDADKCESKSTLIEGGGIGTAVETATSHIKVETTASGGSVVKVESTYKLLPGVEEKDEITKAKDSVTNIFKGAEAYLVANPDAYN; translated from the exons ATGGCCTCTACCAACAGCTGGACACTCGAGATTGAGTCGCCGGTGGCCGCGCAGCGCCTGTTCCGTGCCGGCGTCATGGACTGGCACACCCTGGCTCCCAAGCTTGCACCCCACATCGTGGTCAGCGCCCACCCTGTCGAGGGAGAAGGCAGCATCGGCAGCGTCAGGCAGTTCAACTTCACCTCAG CCATGCCCTTTAGCTTCATGAAGGAGAGGCTCGACTTCGTGGACGCAGACAAGTGTGAGAGCAAGTCAACCCTCATCGAGGGTGGCGGCATCGGCACGGCGGTTGAGACAGCCACGTCGCACATCAAGGTGGAGACAACGGCTAGCGGTGGGAGTGTGGTGAAGGTGGAATCGACTTACAAGCTGCTGCCGGGAGTGGAAGAGAAGGATGAGATAACCAAGGCCAAGGACTCCGTCACCAACATCTTTAAAGGCGCCGAGGCCTATCTCGTCGCCAACCCGGATGCCTACAACTAA